The genome window CTCGTGCTCTTGCAACTGCTGTGAATGCCAACAACAATCAAGATGCAGAAAACGCTTATCAAGCTCTAAGAAGTGCCACCGATGCTGAAGCTCCTTTAGTTCGAGATGTGAATGCATATTGTGATGCATTCCCTGCAACTGATTCTTAAATGATGTATTAAACGAGTCTTAAATGAAGCGATAGCTCTGAAAGAGGCGATCGCTTATTCTGTGGGTGACGGTAAGGTAGAAGAGAAGAAGCATAGGGGAGCTAACAGCAGGAGGACGTGCAATATGAATGTATATGAGCGTCTAAAGGCAAAGCGAGAAGAGATTTTAGGCACAGCGGCAAAGCATGGTGCTTACAATGTCCGTGTTTTTGGCTCAGTCGCACGAGGAGAAGCCGACTCAGCAAGTGACGTTGATTTCCTGGTAGATATGGAGTCAGGACGCAGCTTGCTTGACCTCGGCG of Oscillatoria sp. FACHB-1407 contains these proteins:
- a CDS encoding nucleotidyltransferase family protein, which produces MNVYERLKAKREEILGTAAKHGAYNVRVFGSVARGEADSASDVDFLVDMESGRSLLDLGGLLMELQELLGCEVDVVTEKGLRQRIRERVLNEAIPL